In the Sediminibacter sp. Hel_I_10 genome, one interval contains:
- a CDS encoding peptide MFS transporter, producing the protein MEFKFGGSATNQKTVLGHPSGLFVLFFTEMWERFSYYGMRALLVLFLVASLMEEGWGWERAEALVLYGWYTGLVYVTPILGGLIADKLTGYRNAVIIGAFLMTLGHAAMALEVFSDPFFYLGLGLLIIGNGLFKPNISSMVGQLYKNQGKEKDAGYTIFYMGINAGAFLGILLCGYIGESVGWHFGFGLAGVFMFFGMLQFYFAQKIFGRIGLSPKGTQDFDDAVENTVENTKDAIEDTVEDAKKSGVTADRLIVIGVLAFFTIFFWWAFEQAGGSMTIFAADYTDRVLEGNGALTFKIFNTILTVVPMLIITWVLAMLFRQTFSKYALSNVLLGTSFVIIWAIVIWMLIREFNADVAEVKASWFGILNSFFIIAFAPLFSKIWQSKYNPTGPVKFAIGLILLGFGFGILAYGSMGIPLGAKTASVSMMFLVFAYLFHTLGELCVSPVGLSYVSKLAPVKLVGLMFGVWFVANFIANLAAGITGSYMDPILEEKGLTYFFMIFTLIPVGAGIVMLILNKTLIKKMHGIR; encoded by the coding sequence ATGGAATTTAAGTTTGGAGGTTCAGCAACTAATCAAAAAACAGTTTTAGGTCATCCCTCAGGTCTGTTTGTCCTTTTCTTTACAGAGATGTGGGAGCGTTTTTCATACTATGGTATGCGTGCCCTGTTGGTGCTTTTTTTAGTGGCTTCTTTAATGGAAGAAGGCTGGGGTTGGGAAAGAGCTGAAGCTTTAGTTCTATATGGTTGGTATACAGGTCTTGTTTACGTAACCCCTATTTTAGGGGGGTTAATTGCAGATAAGCTTACGGGATATCGCAATGCGGTGATTATAGGCGCATTTCTGATGACTTTGGGACATGCGGCGATGGCTTTAGAGGTATTCTCTGACCCGTTTTTCTATTTAGGATTGGGGCTTCTAATTATTGGTAATGGTTTATTTAAGCCTAATATTTCTTCTATGGTTGGGCAGTTGTACAAAAACCAAGGAAAGGAAAAAGATGCAGGTTATACCATTTTCTATATGGGGATTAATGCTGGGGCTTTTCTTGGTATTCTGTTATGTGGTTATATTGGTGAATCTGTTGGATGGCATTTTGGATTTGGATTAGCTGGAGTGTTTATGTTCTTCGGAATGTTACAATTCTACTTTGCCCAAAAGATTTTTGGAAGAATAGGTCTTTCACCAAAAGGAACTCAAGATTTTGATGATGCCGTTGAAAATACGGTAGAAAACACAAAAGATGCTATTGAAGATACTGTGGAAGATGCTAAAAAATCTGGTGTTACAGCAGATCGTTTAATAGTGATTGGTGTATTGGCCTTTTTTACCATTTTCTTTTGGTGGGCTTTTGAGCAGGCTGGTGGGTCGATGACTATTTTTGCAGCAGATTATACCGATAGAGTTTTGGAAGGAAATGGTGCACTTACCTTTAAGATCTTCAATACCATTCTTACAGTAGTCCCCATGTTAATTATTACTTGGGTTTTGGCGATGTTATTTAGACAAACCTTTTCAAAATATGCATTATCAAATGTGCTATTGGGAACAAGTTTTGTCATTATTTGGGCCATTGTCATTTGGATGTTGATCAGAGAGTTTAACGCAGATGTTGCCGAAGTGAAGGCCTCTTGGTTTGGTATTTTAAACTCATTCTTTATCATTGCATTCGCGCCATTATTTTCTAAGATATGGCAAAGTAAATACAATCCGACTGGACCTGTGAAATTTGCAATCGGACTTATTTTACTAGGTTTTGGTTTTGGTATTTTAGCATACGGCTCTATGGGTATTCCTTTAGGAGCAAAAACAGCATCTGTAAGTATGATGTTCTTAGTATTTGCTTATTTGTTCCATACGTTGGGAGAGCTTTGTGTTTCTCCAGTAGGACTTTCATATGTAAGTAAATTGGCTCCAGTTAAATTGGTGGGTCTAATGTTCGGTGTTTGGTTTGTAGCTAACTTTATTGCGAATTTAGCTGCGGGTATAACAGGAAGTTATATGGATCCAATTTTAGAAGAAAAAGGATTAACGTATTTCTTTATGATATTTACTTTAATTCCAGTTGGAGCAGGAATTGTCATGCTGATATTAAACAAAACGTTGATCAAAAAGATGCATGGGATTAGATAA
- a CDS encoding ComEC/Rec2 family competence protein produces the protein MKLLNFTIIKLTICLIIGILIAEFSSCSLTLLLWLLSLCLAGTLISFVIAKYQLEKTVWFGAFSFSSMICLGMTLHQLQDPRLFKTHYSHHISEEKESDYSITFKVRERLKPTAYHDKYVITVLEIEGKQVKGQTLLNISKDSLNIPLKVDDVFLTISNLTALKAPLNPNQFDYKHYLEHRQMYHQIYTDQTLLLPINSESVTLFGYADKLRTHINKKLKSYAFQKDELAIINALILGQRQDMSKVVYDTFVNAGVIHILAVSGLHVGIVLWLFSILLKPLERFKYGKTFNFALLIILLWSFALIAGLSASITRAVTMFTIITFATYLKKPTNIYNTLAISMLLLLLFKPMFLFDVGFQLSYVAVFAIVSIQPLLYRLWQPKWKLTNYFWNILTVTMAAQLGVAPLALYYFHQFPALFFISNMAIVPFLGGILALGILVIVLAVLNVLPNVIADLYSTIISLMNTIVTWVAEQESFLFKNISFETPQLLTCYVLLIAFVLWFKKPKFNRLVVVLISMLLVQGAYVFQKFQNSDDTLIIFHKSKASIIAYKNAQHLAISHNLDQDALRKNRVLNDFYVGNFIETTASDSLRSLYYFKRKSLFVVDSFAIYQINAFQPEVVLFRNSPKLNLNRLIDSLQPKLIVADGSNYRSYVNRWRATCLKRKIPFHHTAQEGAYVMK, from the coding sequence TGGTTTGGAGCCTTTAGCTTCAGCTCGATGATTTGCTTAGGCATGACATTGCACCAACTTCAGGACCCACGATTATTCAAAACCCATTATAGCCATCACATTTCCGAAGAAAAAGAGAGCGATTACTCCATTACCTTTAAAGTTAGAGAACGTTTAAAACCTACGGCCTACCATGATAAATATGTTATTACCGTTCTAGAGATTGAAGGTAAACAGGTCAAAGGACAAACGTTGCTTAACATTTCAAAAGACAGCCTAAACATCCCGCTAAAAGTTGATGATGTATTTCTCACGATTTCAAACCTTACAGCGCTAAAAGCTCCATTAAATCCGAATCAATTTGATTATAAACACTATTTGGAACACCGCCAAATGTATCATCAAATTTATACTGATCAAACGCTATTATTACCTATCAACTCTGAGAGCGTAACCCTTTTTGGATATGCCGATAAATTAAGAACCCATATCAATAAAAAACTGAAATCTTATGCGTTTCAAAAGGACGAACTTGCTATTATCAATGCTTTAATTTTGGGTCAAAGGCAAGACATGAGTAAAGTGGTCTATGATACCTTTGTTAACGCCGGCGTCATTCACATTTTGGCAGTCTCTGGACTACATGTTGGGATTGTACTATGGCTGTTTTCGATACTCTTAAAACCTTTAGAGCGCTTTAAATATGGCAAAACTTTCAATTTTGCATTACTGATAATTCTACTGTGGAGTTTTGCTTTGATCGCTGGGTTATCGGCCTCTATCACAAGAGCAGTCACCATGTTCACAATTATTACGTTTGCAACGTATCTAAAGAAACCAACCAACATCTATAACACATTGGCCATTTCAATGCTGTTGCTACTTCTCTTCAAGCCCATGTTCTTGTTTGATGTGGGGTTTCAATTAAGCTATGTGGCTGTATTTGCCATTGTCTCTATTCAACCCCTTCTTTACCGATTGTGGCAGCCTAAATGGAAGCTCACCAATTATTTTTGGAACATACTTACGGTCACCATGGCCGCACAATTGGGTGTGGCGCCTTTAGCACTCTATTATTTTCATCAATTCCCAGCTTTATTTTTTATTTCGAATATGGCCATCGTTCCTTTTTTAGGTGGGATTCTGGCTTTGGGAATTCTCGTGATTGTGTTGGCTGTGCTCAACGTACTTCCTAATGTCATTGCAGACCTATACTCAACTATCATTAGCCTTATGAATACCATCGTGACCTGGGTGGCTGAACAAGAGTCCTTTCTTTTTAAGAATATTTCGTTTGAAACACCGCAATTACTCACATGCTATGTGTTGCTTATTGCCTTTGTGTTATGGTTTAAGAAACCGAAATTCAATAGGTTGGTAGTTGTTCTAATAAGTATGCTTTTAGTACAAGGTGCTTATGTGTTTCAGAAATTTCAAAATAGTGATGATACGCTGATTATCTTTCACAAGAGCAAAGCATCGATAATCGCTTACAAAAATGCACAGCATTTAGCAATATCACACAATTTAGACCAGGACGCATTGCGCAAAAACCGAGTTTTGAATGATTTTTACGTCGGAAATTTTATAGAAACAACAGCCTCTGACAGCTTAAGATCACTTTATTATTTTAAGAGGAAATCCCTATTCGTGGTGGATAGTTTTGCCATATATCAAATCAACGCATTTCAACCCGAGGTGGTTCTTTTCAGAAATTCGCCGAAATTGAACTTAAACCGACTTATTGATTCCCTTCAACCAAAGCTGATTGTGGCAGATGGCAGTAATTACAGATCCTACGTAAACCGATGGAGAGCGACTTGCCTAAAACGGAAGATTCCTTTTCATCACACAGCTCAAGAAGGCGCCTACGTCATGAAGTAG
- a CDS encoding thioredoxin fold domain-containing protein: protein MRTTLLFISVLLTMFATVTAQEIKWMTFEEALAAQKKNPKKIMMDVYTSWCGPCKMLDKNTFHNKDVVAYVNKHFYAVKFNAEGNDVITYKGQTFSNPNYKEEMKNRRNSAHELSRFFQVSAYPTIVYLDEKGEVIAPIKGYQKPQQIELYLKMFNSDAHKELTTQEAFNDYYKAFTPEFEM from the coding sequence ATGAGAACAACCCTATTATTTATATCGGTATTGCTAACGATGTTTGCAACCGTAACAGCTCAAGAAATTAAATGGATGACTTTTGAGGAAGCACTAGCAGCTCAGAAAAAAAATCCGAAAAAAATTATGATGGATGTCTATACCAGTTGGTGTGGCCCTTGTAAAATGCTAGATAAAAACACCTTTCATAATAAAGATGTTGTGGCTTACGTGAATAAACACTTTTACGCCGTAAAGTTTAATGCCGAAGGTAATGATGTTATTACCTACAAAGGGCAGACCTTTAGTAATCCCAATTACAAGGAGGAGATGAAAAACCGACGCAACAGCGCGCATGAACTTTCTCGTTTCTTTCAGGTTTCGGCTTATCCAACCATTGTCTATTTAGATGAAAAAGGAGAAGTGATTGCGCCTATTAAAGGCTATCAAAAACCGCAACAGATTGAACTTTATCTAAAGATGTTTAATAGTGATGCTCATAAAGAACTCACCACGCAAGAAGCATTTAATGACTACTATAAAGCCTTTACACCTGAATTTGAAATGTAG